The genomic interval GGGTGGTACTGCTCATTTTGCTACCGTTCGTGAAGTTTATATTATCAGAAATGTCGTCAACCTCTTGACTCCGCTTTCGGTAAATGACCAATTTTGGGCTTCCGATacacttctctttgaagctcaagcccggCTTCAGGATCCTGTTTATGGGtgtgtatctcacattcttgCTCTTCAGCAACAGGTTAGTGAGctgcaagcttatcgagcttatttgcaagattcacTATTCGCATATTATTCTTCGCATCCCCTACTTGTTcctccatttgatccaaatttcAACTGGAGCTCTAGTCCTCCCACCATCCCAAAGGCTACTCTACCTCACCCTGGCGAAACGAGCAGCAGCCAGATGCCACTCTCGGATGACCTTGATGAGCTAGGTCCAGTCATCTTTGGCCACCGCCGACGTCCTTGAGCATTGGCACATTATCAGTTTTTATGGTTTacccccctctttttttttttttttttgactgtacggcttgatctcttgtattatatttgaacatatggaatgaatgttatgttttgagTACTTTAACATTTCATTTCCTTGTCCTTCCCTCAATAGCATatcaattacaaataaattatctcaacctcttacaattacatttaacaattaaaaatcgaaactaaaccgaaccgaacaacggaacaaggaccaaaattgaatacaacaatatttaaaaaaaattaaaaaaattcggtttgaaccggaaccggaaccgttgaccgaaccggctcaaaccgttgaccgaaccggtccaaaccgttgaccgaaccggcacgaaccagaaccggaaccgaaccgtcccaaaccgcccttgggcggttcggttcaggttcaaagatttcttgaaccggaaccggcggttcatgaaccgtggccatgtctatgTGAAGGTCAtgtgtataattttgagatgcgaGAACTAATGATACGTAAAACCTCTGTGT from Diospyros lotus cultivar Yz01 chromosome 8, ASM1463336v1, whole genome shotgun sequence carries:
- the LOC127807723 gene encoding LOB domain-containing protein 18-like — translated: MNPRSRCGACVVLNRGCHPQCIFAPYFRCEGGTAHFATVREVYIIRNVVNLLTPLSVNDQFWASDTLLFEAQARLQDPVYGCVSHILALQQQVSELQAYRAYLQDSLFAYYSSHPLLVPPFDPNFNWSSSPPTIPKATLPHPGETSSSQMPLSDDLDELGPVIFGHRRRP